The sequence below is a genomic window from Lolium perenne isolate Kyuss_39 chromosome 7, Kyuss_2.0, whole genome shotgun sequence.
CCACATAGAAAGCTCAAGGTTGCCAAGATGAGTGGGTACGCTGGAACCAAATCTAGCATTGAGCTCGCACTGCATATCTTGGAGAACTCAACTGCCCTTGAGTGCCTGATTCTGGATCCCAGGCTCGACAAATTTGCGTACAAATACATTTACTCTGATGACGTAAGTGAAGTTACCTGGAGACTATATCACCTTTTCATTTCCAAATACCTTAGAAAGTCGGTCCCCTCGTATGTTAGATTATCATCTTCATAATCCTGGGATGTGAACGCACATCTTACGTGTATTAGGCTATGCATTTGTTTTCTTCTGCAACGCAGtgaaagaatgtttcatgtggatTATTTTGTTGCCAAGTGTGTAACACATTGATGGATACTTCGTTATTAATTTCGCAAAAAAAAGATACTTCATTATTAAAAAATGATGCCCGACAGCGTCACACATGGATGCAACGAATTACATGTCTTTTGGACCTTCTTGTGAGTTTCAGTATCCTGGTAAATTCTGTGCTGAATCTCGAGCATTATTAAGAATCTGAATAATCTCGAGCTGGATAAGTGAAGGAATTCCAATAGGAATTTTAAATAGTATTTATGGTATCTGTTAGAAATTGGATGAAAACTTTGTATACATCCAGATATGCTATGTTCACATACAGTATTTTGTGAGAAAGTGATAATTTTTATGGGCTTTGTAAAAAAGGCAAAAAAATATGTATCGTGataattttttgacattttaaaatataaTATTTAAGCATTGGGTGCATCTACATCTGTGAGCTAAAATGGATTTCCGGTTAATCGTGCATTTTCTCTGTGGAAATCCTCACTTTGAAGGCATGGAGCATATGGATTGCTAGGAACAATTTTTTCGAGGAGGCGATCCAACTTTCCATAAGTGGAAAAGCAACATATATGCACGAGCTAGCCATGGTTGGTCATAGAGCTAGACGAAAGTATGCAAGTAATGGTAGAGATTGCTTAAGTAGCCAACAATAGTTCATTTTTTTAATCCCTTTGTAGTACTTATACACAATTTTACATCGATAGAAATTGCACTCCGTGAAATTGCATGCTCTTTGACCTAAAAATCTTTGGGAAAGATGCTGAGAAACCTAAAGTAATTTTTGATTGGATGGAGCTCCGTAGTTTGTTGCCGGTGGTTTTAACCGACCACATTGCCTAGGTTTTGCTTTAGCTAAACTAGCAACACTAGCCGATAGTGCTCCCTGCTACAACAAGGACGTCAAAGATTTGTCTAAACATAAATGTATATATACACCCATTTTAGAAACTGGAGGGAGTATCATAATCATCATGGCCTATTTTTTTAATGGAGAGTATATATATTAAGATACGGATTACACACAGCCTTTGCAACAACACGCATTGCTCTAATGTCAATACGGATgtcaagaaaaaaaaagaattacATTAAAAAAAATCTCGTTATAGTGATATATTCTTCCTAACAGCGaaccaaaacagtagcaaaagcaACACCAGAAATCTATCCTCTCTAAAAGCGACGCCTTCTTGAACATAGCCTATTTTCTAGCGGTCTGTGGTTTCCTTCCATGACCCACACTAAGTACAACTAGGAGTTCAACTATGTTCGTCTGCACCAAGATCAGTATATATCGCTGAGCAAGAGTTCCAGGGCTGCTTGACACGCTGTGTCCAAACCGCACAATCAAGTGCTTCCGGACGTGTTTAATTAAGTAGATCTATCTGATATATATTAATTGACGTTAATATATATGTATCTAGATTTTAaacacattttagttgtagatatatTTATTTTAGCATtaataatatggatcggaggagtATTTCAATTTCCGTTATCTAACCATTCTCAGCTGAGTAACAAGACCAGCATGACATCATTTTCTTATCGCTACGATGAAGTCATTTTCTTATCAAATTTCCCTTTGTCATCTTCCAAACGGCCCAGAGCTAGTCCACATCTCCACCCTCCCATCCACAAAAAGGCCCAAACCCAAACACGCTCTGTCCCCACCTGTCAGCAACCCTAGCACCGGCATTCCGAtctggccccacacgtcagcctcCCGAGGTATAAATACCCAGCTGGGCCGAAGCCCACCACGCGCCCCTCTCCAACCTCCCAAAACAAAAGGAGGAAAAAAAAAAGCAACGCGAGCGAACCCCCAAATCCgatggccgccgccgccctcctccgcCGCTCGCCGGCGGCGCGGGTCCTCCTCTCCCCCGCCCTCTcctcccgcctcgtcgcctccaaGCCCCACTCCTCCTCCCCCGCCCCGCCTCCGcccccctcctccaccaccaccaccaagacCTTCTCGATCTACCGCTGGGACCCGGACTCCCCGTCCACCAAGCCGCACCTCAAGGACTACAAGATCGACGTCGCCGACTGCGGGCCCATGGTCCTCGACGCGCTCATCAAGATCAAGAACGAGCAGGACCCCTCGCTCACCTTCCGCCGCAGCTGCCGCGAGGGCATCTGCGGCAGCTGCGCCATGAACATCGACGGCGACAACGGCCTCGCCTGCCTCACCAAGATCAACGCCGACGACAAGGCCTCCACGATCTCGCCGCTCCCGCACATGTTCGTCGTCAAGGACCTCGTCGTCGACATGACCAACTTCTACAACCAGTACAAGAGCGTCGAGCCATGGCTCAAGCGCAAGGACCCGCAGTCGCCCGACAAGAAGGAGATCCTGCAGTCCAAGGCCGAACGCGCAAAGCTAGACGGCATGTACGAGTGCATCCTATGCGCATGCTGCTCCACGTCCTGCCCGTCATACTGGTGGAACCCCGAGGAGTATCTCGGACCCGCCGCGCTGCTCCATGCCAACAGGTATACCTTCTCCTCCCTCCCTTGTAGCCTCTTCTTGCTACTGTGAATTGTGATAATATGTGTTGATTGCGTTTGTTTGCTGGATCTGTTTGATCATTGAATGCTTGTTTCTGATTGGTTGGTTAATACTTGTTGCGAAATGCTTGTGTGGTGATACACTGATGATACATAGGTTGGTTTTGTTGCGCCTAGGTAGATAGGTGTGCAACAGTGTCAGCTGTTAAATTTTGTGTGCCAGGAGAATTGTTCGCTGGTCTCATGTGGTAATGAATCATTTGGTCCTGTTACACATGATGTAGGTAAAGAAACTTTGTTATTTGGTAGCTCGCCTACAAAGATGTTTAGATGATGATCATTGAGTGGATGCTACGAAATGGTCGCTTGGTTTTAGAATGCGTGATGATCCTCTGTTCCTTATTTGGTAGCTCACCTGCAAAGTGATTTAGATGATCTTGATACTGGGAAATGTTCGTTCGGTTGCAGAATGCCTTGAAATTTCTAGGCCATCGGTGACTTTCTACTTCATTACGTGTTTGGCTGATTTATTTGGAAGTTGATGACAATGTTGGAAATAATCTGGAGTTATACTTGTTTCGTAGTCTGCTTCTTGATGGCACCACCTGTCTTAATTTGGTTAGTTTGGTCCTTGGTCTGATTCTTGGTGACATTACAGGCCTTAGTTTTGGCGCTATTTTCCTGTAGTAGTCTGATTTTTGACAAGGCCTTTATTTGGAATTAGTATATACTAGTGACGGCCACTCTTTGAGTATAGAGCATGCTAGTTTCTCCCTTCACCACCAAATTATGGTTGATGATCTACCAACTTAAGATGCTAAAGTTTATAGTGCCTTTCCCTCAAATGATAGTTGTCTAATATCTTTATTGCTTTTTTGCTGTAAGCTTTAGGATATTGCTAAGTCCATGACACGTTCACCCGTTCACCCTTTTTAGGCTTCCGCTGTGGGGGACGCTAATCAAACCAAAACCCAACATGTTCATGCACATGCAAGCTCGAGGATATCATGGGACGCTAACCAAACCAAAACCCAACATGTCCATGCACGTCCAAGCTCGAGGATATCACGGGACGATATCAGAGAAGAGAAACTTGAGGGATCACAAACGTAGATTGCTTGCAGCAAAATATGAGCTGAGAGGAAAGCTATATAAGTCAGTCTGTAGGGACCCTGATCTGCCATCAGATATGCGTGAAAAGTTTCGCGATAAGCTGTCCAAGCTGCCAAGAAATAGTAACATGACACGCCTTAGGAACCGCTGTATTTTCACAGGCCGCTCTCGTGGTGTCTACAAGAAATTCCGCATGTCTCGTATCGTGTTCCGCACCTTGGCAAATAAGGGTGAAATTAATGGTGTTAAGAAGGCGTCTTGGTAGATGTAACAGGACGGTAGAACAAAGAACTAGCTCTGCTGTAGTCCAGTGAAATAAAGGTTGCCTCTGTGCAATCTTTCAGTGTTTGATCCCTGAAACTACCTGCCAAGTTTTATTTTGCCAGCAACGGATGTGTTCTTTTTTTCTTTATCTAGTTGAACCATGTAATGTACTGTTTTCCATGCTATTCAGCATTTATGAAGCTAAAGATTTAATTGTCCAATTATTCTGTGATCTGGTTGTTTAATTCAATCTTGTTTGATATGGCTTTATTTGTGTGTGTACTGAGATTTTTACATGATTCTCTGTTTAAATACTCCCTCCATCAATAAAAGATGTCGAAGATTTTTCTAGATTCAGATGTATTTGTACGCTAAAAAAGTGTCCAGATACATcaaaatttagacaaacttgcgACAcccttttatggacagaggtagtatatggcAATTAAACTTGTTTGTGACTAGGATAACCAGTATAAGCTCTGGTTGATGCTATACTGCCATAATGATATTAGTTGGACAATTAGGAATGAGTTAGCCTACCTTAACTTTGAGATCTAAACATGATCTGATATAACTGGTCAAACAGTTTGCACATTTACATGGTTTTTTGATAAAGCAATTTAGCCACATGAAAGTGTAAACAAAAAAATTAGTATTAGATGTATTAGGGTTGTAGCTTGTACATGCATCTCATTTCTCATGTCTGCAATGGAGTTGTTCAAGTGCCGTCAGTCCTTTGCCATAAACACATTTGTCCTTCCAGGTGGATCCAGGACAGCCGTGACCAGTACACGAAGGAGCGCCTTGACTCCATCAACGACGAGTTCAAGCTGTACCGCTGCCACACCATCAAGAACTGCACACATGCCTGCCCCAAGGGGCTGAACCCGGCAAAGCAGATTGACACGATAAAGAAGCTGCAGCTTGGGGCCTGAGTAAATGAGAGCAGATCTCCGGTGGAGATGACGAAAGTTGTGATCAGGCTGCCATTCGTTTTGTTTTACCTCCATGGTGTCTACCCCTGACGAATAATGGCTGGAAACGCAGGATAATTCCCTGCCTGACATTTCTGTGTAGGGAGTGAATAATTGCTACCGAATTTTATTTTCCTTTTGTGCtgtatctagtttggtttgtcgtTGGTCGCATTGTGATGTTCATGCATGGAGTAATTCATGAACCTCAGAATTGTTTATCATTGTTTGGATGTTACATGTATCGCATTTAAAATGTTACCGAGTTTGCCTTTGTGTTCGTGGTCGGGTTTTGTAACAGTAGATCGTCACTTCGTCGTGCACCCCCTCTGATCACTCGCCATCGCACAGCTCTTTGCAGCTTACCTGAAGATGAACTTCGTAATAACTAAAAAAATGTGCAAAGCCTTTTGGACCGATGCAAAATGGCCGTCAATATCTACCGATGTTTCCATCGAAATGATACCATGGGACATTCTAGAGCACCCTTAGTTTCGTGCGAGATATCAATTTCGCAGCAGCAACAAAGTTTCCATGTAAATCGTGTGGTGCCCACCTTTCTGCTCCCAGCCAATGGCATTGCAAGTTGCAAGCCGCGAGATAAGCTTTCAAATCTCGATCGCACACTCGCCGCTCAAGATAAGCTAGCCACATCGTTCGTTCTAGAAACGCGGTGGTGGGCAGTGTGCATTACACGCTCGCGTACCTCACAGCACTCACTCCATCTTCTACTCCAGCCCGTCGCATTTGCCAGTGTCCTGTGAGGAGGAAGGAA
It includes:
- the LOC127314355 gene encoding succinate dehydrogenase [ubiquinone] iron-sulfur subunit 1, mitochondrial isoform X2, yielding MAAAALLRRSPAARVLLSPALSSRLVASKPHSSSPAPPPPPSSTTTTKTFSIYRWDPDSPSTKPHLKDYKIDVADCGPMVLDALIKIKNEQDPSLTFRRSCREGICGSCAMNIDGDNGLACLTKINADDKASTISPLPHMFVVKDLVVDMTNFYNQYKSVEPWLKRKDPQSPDKKEILQSKAERAKLDGMYECILCACCSTSCPSYWWNPEEYLGPAALLHANRWIQDSRDQYTKERLDSINDEFKLYRCHTIKNCTHACPKGLNPAKQIDTIKKLQLGA
- the LOC127314355 gene encoding succinate dehydrogenase [ubiquinone] iron-sulfur subunit 1, mitochondrial isoform X1, with product MAAAALLRRSPAARVLLSPALSSRLVASKPHSSSPAPPPPPSSTTTTKTFSIYRWDPDSPSTKPHLKDYKIDVADCGPMVLDALIKIKNEQDPSLTFRRSCREGICGSCAMNIDGDNGLACLTKINADDKASTISPLPHMFVVKDLVVDMTNFYNQYKSVEPWLKRKDPQSPDKKEILQSKAERAKLDGMYECILCACCSTSCPSYWWNPEEYLGPAALLHANRLPLWGTLIKPKPNMFMHMQARGYHGTLTKPKPNMSMHVQARGYHGTISEKRNLRDHKRRLLAAKYELRGKLYKSVCRDPDLPSDMREKFRDKLSKLPRNSNMTRLRNRCIFTGRSRGVYKKFRMSRIVFRTLANKGEINGVKKASW